The following is a genomic window from Petrotoga sibirica DSM 13575.
AACAAATTCTCTTTTTAGCTGCAAAGTCTATCTCGTGTCTTGAAAGACATTTTGGTGTATCATTGACATGTGTACATGTTCCAACAAAGAATTTGTCTGTATCATCCATCTCGTGTATTTTTACTAAGGCCATATAAACCACTCCTGTTCAATTAACCAATGTCATCTAACATTTTGAGTGTTTCCGACGTGCTCGTGCCGTTAGGCCTGGGGTGACTTTTGCTGTATTTGCAAAAGTCATGACAGAGAGCATGTCCGAAGACAGGCTGGTCTTTAGCCGAAGCGGGAACACTGCGTTATACGACAGCCGTTTATTAACCATTAATTGGGTACATCAAAAACTAAAACTGTTAATATCATTTCTCTATTTGGGTCATTTGGATGCCCTAAGATAAAACGAAATCCAGTTTCCTTATCGTATTTTACACTTTTTTTACAGCTAGAATGTTCTAAAATAACTGGTGTAATTTGGTCTAATACGTTTGATAGATTTTTATTTCTGTTAAAAATTATTAATGCAGTTTTAGTATCTCTCCAGGTAGTATAACTTAATAGTTGATCTACTGCCTCAGATAAGGCTTTTTGTCCACGCCAGATTTTACATTCAGCAATAAAAATACTTTTATCATTCACCCTAATTAAAATATCAGTTTTACCACTCAAATTAAAAGTTTCACCTGTTTCTTGACCCTCATAATGGCTATTAAGAGGAACTAAAAATTGGTCTCGTAATTGTTCTTCTTTCATATCTTTAAATGTGTTTGGACTTCTTTCAAGCATTTTTGCAGTTTTACATATTACTTCAATGATATGTTCATATTCTTTCATATCTAAAACTAGTTCTGGTTGATAAGGTTCGTTGGTAGCTTCAGGCGGTTTTGGAGTCACTTTTCTACGTACTTCAGGAGCTACATACGTTGACTCTTCATCTTCTCTTCTTTTTATAGGAAAATCTAATTCATCAATTAATTCCCTATCCTTAAGTAGTTTATCTCTTCTACTATCAATCATCCCCTTTGCCTTTTTGGTTAATGATTCATTCCAAGGTTTAATATCTTTATCTATCCAATTAATATATTTTTCTATATTATTTAATTCCTTATTTAAGTTTTTTTGAACAGATTTACTATCATGATTAGTTGTAGATATAGAAATACGTAAAATATTACTTTGAATATAACCTCTTGGTGGATTCGTTGTAAAACTTGATGGTAGACAATCAAATAAATCTTCCTCCCCTTCAAAGGGAACAAACAAAGTTATTTTAGTACCTTTAACATAGTATGGTTTTCTTTCATCTAATAAAATCCTTGATCTATCATGACTTACATCTACTTCAACCTCTTCTTGGTCAACATACATATTTTCTTTTAACAAATTTATTGGTTGTATAGAATATTTCTTAACAAAATAGTCAATTAAATCAGTTTCACTAGTATTTAATAATCTATTCCCATCATAAGATTCTATCTCCTTTTTCATTGAAGAAACTTGGTTATCCATAACTTTTCTGAGATCGTATTTAGAAAAAAGTAAATCTTCTCTCAAAATAATCAACTCCTTAAATATATAAACAGGCTGTTGTATAACGTTTATGGGTTTACGAAGTTGATGAGCCTTAGCCAGACTTGGCTTGGCGAATCAATTTGGGTGGAACGACGGTAGGAGTGGAACCGTAAACTCTGTGTTAGACGACGTATGCACCTAACATAACAAGGCTTTTCACCAGTTGTTAAACGGGTATAAGTTTTTACACATATAGACATTAATAAAAAAGCCATAGTCTCAAAATCTTTTTGATTAAATGGGTGACCTAATTTTTTACTGCTTTTTTGAGAAAAATGATGTAAATTTCCTCTAACTTTAACAATTAAAGAAATAACCCCTTCAATATCATATGAACAACTTTCTAATTTTAAAAACGATTTTAAGTTTTTATAATGTTTTTTGCTAGGGCCATTTTTAAATTCTTCTATAGTTTTGCTAACCGCTTCTTTAAGCTGATTAGATTTTAAAAATTCTCTTCTTATCTGGTAGTTTTTAGTTTTACCATTACCATATAAATCTTCTAAGTAAAAGTAAAAATTATAATAAGCATTTATATATCTTTTAAGTTCAAATTCATTTCTTCCTTCTTGGTAAAACGATAAGGGAATAATTAAATGTTCATATATCTCTTTTTTCAATTATCTCTTTTAAAATATCTGGTCGCATCTCTAAAGGAGCAATATCATATTGCTGAGTAAATTTTATATTATTTGCACCGCTATTATGAATCAATTTAGCTTCTTCTTTATTTTCTGGAACCCAAATTATTTCAGGTTCCCCTCAATATATCTTTTTTATGTGGAACCAAAAACTTCCTAAAGATTCAATTTGCTTAATCAAATCTATAATATCATCATGATATGGAACCACTGGTATATGAATTTGGGGAGTCGAATCCTCTTTTACAGTTATCTTGGGTAAATACTCTTTATAATCTTTAATGTTTTTACCAATTGTTAGAAACGTAACATAATTTTTTTGTCATTTTCCACTGATACTAAATAATTACCTACTTTCATTTTGTATGGTTTTTTAATATATGTATTACCCTCCAATTTAACTTTCAATCGATAAATCATTTTTAAAATCACCCCAAATGCATATGTCGTCTAACGTACCAGAGATTTAAGAAGTTCGTGAGTCTTAGGGCAACTGCTAGGGCGACTGCCCTTACCGAATGAATTTGGGAGCAACGATAGTGAAGCCGTAAACCTTGCTGTTAGACGAAGTCACCGGTTTACTTTTTCAACAATCATGTTCTTCGATTTCTTTTATTTTTTTCAAGTATTTGAGTAATATCCTTATTCAATTGTATTGATCTGTCATTAATTCCTCGATATTTCTTTCTCTCAGCAGTTCCGACATTGACATATGCCTTAATTGTCTTTTTGAAATCCTTCATAGCAATTTCTAATTTTTTATTCTTATTATCACACATATTATCACCTCACCCACAATTTTTAATATTTCTTTATAATCTTTGGTAAATCCTTTGGTTCAAACCTTTTTGTATTTCTATTCATATAATCAATTTTTAATAAATCAAAAGAATCCAATGTAAATAAAGGTCTCTTGTTACCTAAATTAATTATATATCCTCCAACTCCATAAAATTTTATTACAAATGGTAATTTTCCTTGTTGATATGTTAACATAATCCAATGACCATTTGAAGTAGTATTAATAACACTAAATGGAGAAGGCTTATCAGGTGTTAATATTTGAAAGTGATATCCCATATCACTAAGATTATTATTTATTCCTCCTAAAACAAATTGTTTAGTATCATTAAAAGTGGAATCTTCGACAAAGTTAATACCATATAATTTAGTAGTGAAATTTAAACTAATTTTAGCACAAATACTGGGTATTGACAAAGGTTTTAAGTTAAAAGACAGAAAAGATTTGAAAAAAGAGGGAGAGATTTATTTTGAAGTGGAATATTCGAAAAAGATAGAGATACCAGAATGCCCGTATAAATGTAAAGGATGTAAAGACAAGCGAGAATACGTAGTACGTAACGGTAAAGCAAAAGAAAGGATCATCAAGGCTGGCAAAGTTGGGACACAACGAATATATCTGATACACAGACCACAAAGATACATGTGTAAAAAAACAGGGAAAAGCTTCAGAAATGAGAAGATAAGTTATAGATGGCAAAAGATAACAGAAGCAGCTCTCGATATGAGAGTCTCGTTTAAGAATGCAGTCAAAGAAGAATTACCTGGAGTTGAAAGTAGTAGCGGACCATTTTCATGTAGTAAAAGACGCACAGAAAAAGCTAAGAGAAAGTATAAAGATAGAGGAAGAGGTAACGAATAACAATAAAAAGATACCTGTAAGATTATTCTTTTTGAATGGAAAGAAATTATTAAAAGAGAAGAAAAAGGTGAAGAAATTATACAAAACATTGAAGGAACATCCATATCTAAAAGAGTATTATAGATACCTACTAATGTTGAAATGGATGTATAAAGCAGAAACATATGAAGAAGGAAAAAGAAGGTTACACATATTGATAGGGATGATGGAAGAAAGTGAAGGTCCTCAGGTATGGAGATGGGCCAAAACATATATAAGGTGGGAAAAAGAAATACTTCAATATTTCGTTAATAGAACAACGACGGCTAAAGTAGAAGGACATCATACACACATAAAATTAATAAAAAGAATAAGTTTTGGATTCAAGGAAGTTTTGAGATATACCAAAAAAGTTCTATTAGGAGTGATGCCAGAAAGATTCATAAAACTACCAAATTTCATCACAGAAGGAACAACATATTGTAAACAGTTATCCTTTCTGAGCTGAAACTACTCAACAAAAAAAGCTGTATTACCCTTGTCATCATCTCTTCAGTCTATTCTATCAACCATATTTGACAAGGAGTCCAAATTTGATTTGCTTTTTGTTAGTTGAATGTTGTGAGATTTAAAAGAGCACTAAATGATTTCTTTTTTATGATATAAAAGATATTTTTCTATGAAATTTAATTCATAAAATAAAAACCTTGAAAATTTTTTCTAGACTTTATTAAGTAAGAAATTATTACTACTATCAAAAAAGTGCTATATATTAAAGATATTAAAAGTTAATTAAAATGCATATTTCAGACTTTCTAAACACCAAAAATTAAAAAGGAGGCTAAATTTCATGAAAGTTTTAGTTACTGGTTTTGAACCTTTTGGGAGCAATAAAATAAATCCAACAGAAAAAATTATCGACTCTCTGGCAAACGAAGAGTTAGAAGGAATTTCAATAATCACAAATGTTCTACCAGTTGTGTTCAAAAAAGCTGATGAGATCTTAGCAAACTTATTGGCAGAACACAAACCTGATATCGCAATACATTTAGGATTAGCAGCTGGTCGAAGCAGTATAAGTTTAGAAAGAGTAGCTATAAACCTGATGGATGCTAGAATCCCAGATAATGAAAATTTTCAACCAAAAGACGAACAATTAAGAAAAGATGGGGAAACAGCTTACCTTTCTAAACTACCAATAAAAGAAATAGTCAACGAATTAAGAAAAGAGGGCATCCCTTCTGTTGTTTCTAATACTGCTGGATTGTATGTATGCAACGAAGTTATGTATTTAAGTTTGTATCATTCGGCAAAATTCGGATTTCCTGCCAAGACAGGTTTTATTCACGTTCCTTATCTACCAGAACAAGTAGTTGAAAAATTTCTCACAAATGGTCAAAATATACCTTGCCTGCCGTTAGACTTACAGGTAAAAGCTGTAAAGATAGCAATTCAAAAAACTCTAAAATTATAACTTTTATATTTTAAAAAGATGGTCTAGAGATGGATTGGTTGCCTATTTTAGGTTTTTAATCGTTGTTTTAGGTTTAGCATTGGGAAGTAAATTTAACATCAATCCGCTTATATCTGTTCTTTTAGGTGGTTTTATTTCAGGACTTTTAGGTGGATTAAGCGTAGTGCAAATTCTTGAGGTAATAGGTTCATTATTCATTGCTAATAGAACCATGATTCTATTTTTAATTATGTTACCAGCTATCGGAATCACGGAAAGACATGGTCTTATGGAACAAATGGGACATTTGATATCTAAATTAAGAGCAGCTACTCCTGGAAGAATAGCTTATATCTACCAACTTATAAGAGAGGTCTTTGTAGCAATAGGCATAAGAATAGGAGGACACGCTGCATTCGTAAGACCTTTAATTTATCCTATGGCAAGAGGGTCTTTGGGAAATGCTGAAATTAGTGAGGATGATGAAGAACAAATCAAAGCTATGACTGCCGCATCAGAAAATATAGGAAATTTCTTCGCACAAAACGTTTTCCCCGCCTCAGCTGGGCTTCTGTTGATTCAAGGAGTTATGGCTGAAATGGGTTTTGAGCTGAGTTTAACTAGTTTAGTCAGAGCTGCCATTCCCATGGCTATAGTTGCCGCTATCTATGGATTTATTTACTATATGATCTTAGATAGACGATTCAAAGGGGTGAGTAAATAATGAAAGAATTTTTCTCTTCCAAAAATACATTAGAAATTTTCTATATTTTAATCGGATTAATGTTACTATATTATGCATGCCTAACTTGGAAAGATGAAAAACATCAACAAAAAATTGGAACTATCATTTTTTGGGTAATATTGGCTATTTTATTTATTTTTGGAAAATGGTTACCCCCTGTCGTTTTTGGTATTTTAGTTGTCATAATTGCAATTGATGCAGGTATTGGTAAGATAGGAAAAGGTACCTATTT
Proteins encoded in this region:
- a CDS encoding 5-oxoproline transporter, DUF969 family subunit, with amino-acid sequence MVAYFRFLIVVLGLALGSKFNINPLISVLLGGFISGLLGGLSVVQILEVIGSLFIANRTMILFLIMLPAIGITERHGLMEQMGHLISKLRAATPGRIAYIYQLIREVFVAIGIRIGGHAAFVRPLIYPMARGSLGNAEISEDDEEQIKAMTAASENIGNFFAQNVFPASAGLLLIQGVMAEMGFELSLTSLVRAAIPMAIVAAIYGFIYYMILDRRFKGVSK
- a CDS encoding pyroglutamyl-peptidase I, which codes for MKVLVTGFEPFGSNKINPTEKIIDSLANEELEGISIITNVLPVVFKKADEILANLLAEHKPDIAIHLGLAAGRSSISLERVAINLMDARIPDNENFQPKDEQLRKDGETAYLSKLPIKEIVNELRKEGIPSVVSNTAGLYVCNEVMYLSLYHSAKFGFPAKTGFIHVPYLPEQVVEKFLTNGQNIPCLPLDLQVKAVKIAIQKTLKL